A window of Thermodesulfobacteriota bacterium genomic DNA:
TCGCTCGAGCGGCACGGGGTTGTCAAGGCTCGATACCGTATCGCCGATCTTGACGTCCTCCTCCCCGGCGATTGACGCTATGTCGCCCGCTTCGACCCTCTCCATCTGGGTCTTCTGAAGCCCGGTGAATGTATAGAGGACTGATATCTTTATAGGGGTGTTCGCGCCTCCTTCTCCGCAGAGCGTGTAACTCTTGTTCGATTCGAGAGAGCCGTTCATGAGCCTCCCTATCGCTATCCTGCCTACGTAATTGTCGTAGTCGAGGTTCGTAACGAGAAACTGCGTGACAGAGCCGTCCCCGATCTCAGGGCCGGGGATCGCCGAGATTATCGTATCGAAGAGCGGGATAAGGTTGGCGGAATCGTCCGAAAGACTCAATTTTGCGGAGCCGACCTTGGCGTTCGTGTAGATTATAGGGAATTCGATCTGCTCCTCGTTAGCGTCGAGCTCTATGAAGAGGTCGTACACTTCGTTGATTACCTCGGCGGGGCGTGCGTCGCTCCTGTCAATCTTGTTTATGACCAGTATTATCGGGAGCTTCTTCTGGAGCGCCTTCTTTACGACGAAACGGGTCTGGGGGAGCGGACCCTCGCTCGCGTCGACGAGCAGGAGCGCGCCGTCCACCATGTTGAGGCTTCTCTCCACCTCGCCACCGAAGTCGGCGTGACCCGGGGTGTCCACTATATTTATCTTTATGCCTTTGTAGAAGATGGCGGTATTCTTGGCCATGATCGTTATCCCGCGCTCCCGCTCGAGGTCCATAGAGTCCATGACCCTCTCCTCCACGACCTGGTTTTCGCGGAATACGCCGCTCTGCCTGAGCATGGCGTCGACGAGCGTGGTTTTCCCGTGGTCGACGTGCGCTATTATCGCGATATTTCTGATTTTTTCGTTTCTCATGTTGATTTACCCTTTCTCCCCGGTATTCAGAAGCTAGTTATAAGAAAGTTGAGCTATTAAATATACACTACCATCCAAGGCATGCAGGGAAGCCCCCGAAAATCCGCCGTTTTTGGAAAAAACTGCCGAATCTTAATTTATCGGGAATTCGATACGAACAGCCGCCAGCCTTCAAATAAATTTAATCATGCCGGGTGTTTTATTCAATACCGCGCCTCTGTCAGTCCTGTCCGCACGATTTTGTGCCCATTTTTAAAAATTAATGTGCTCTAATCCACCCGTGCCGGCGAATAAGTAGATGAGCGGGCTTTTGTCGTTGTGTTGACTGCATGTTACGTTCGTCTCAAGTTTAGTATATAATTGTGTTATAATTCGTTCAAAATACTAAACAAATGTCGCTTTCTCAGTATAGTCAACACAACCTATGAGGCCTCCAGCTCCGACTATCGCTTCTCATGCCGCAAAGGAACAGCATGAGCTCAGGGATTTGATTTCCCGGATTTCCGGGGGGGATGAGGATGCGATGAGGGCGTTTTATAAACTGACCGTTAAACTGGTGTACGGCATGGCTTACAGGGTGATATCGAACACCCATGAAGCCGAGGAAGTGGCGCTCGAGGTGTTTATGCAGGTCTGGAGGAACGCTTCTAATTACAACTCGGAGCTCAGCGAGCCTCTAACGTGGCTCCTCATGATAACGAAGAGGCGCGCGATAGACAGGAAGAGAAATATTTCAAAAAAAATGCTTGCGGATGAAACATTAGATGAGAACCTGGCGAGCACGGAGGACAGCGCCGAGCTTATATATATTGCCGGACAGAAAAGAGAAATTGTCCGGAACGCTCTTGACCAGCTCCCGCATAAGCAGCGGCGCGTCATCGAGCTGTCGTTTTATTACCAGATGAGCCACGGGGAGATCGCGGAGCACATGGATATGCCGCTCGGATCGGTCAAGAGCACCATAAGGGTTGCAATGGTAAAGCTGAGGAATATAATAAAAAAGATCGAAAGGAAGTACGACCATGGCTCGAAAATACACTAAGGACGAGATAAGGGAGCTCGCTGCTTCTTACGCCTTGGGGAACCTGAGCGATGCGGAAAAGAAGGAATTCGAGGAGCTGCTGCGCAACAGGGACGGCTCTATAGAGAAAGAGCTCAAGACCTTCGAGGAAGTGGTCGAGCACCTCCTCTACGATGCAGGATCGATGGAAGGACCCAAAGGACTCGAAGAGCGTCTCTTTTCTCAAATCAGGAAGGAGAAACGGAAAAATAGTACGGATGAAGGGTTCTTATACGTACGCCAAAATGAAGGAGAGTGGGTCGAGATCATGAAAGGCGTTATGATCAAGAACCTCTACCGGAACCCGGAGAAGAATTACGCGACCCTTCTCGTCAGGATGGAGCCGGGGGCTACCTTCCCCAACCATGTCCATACCGATACCGAAGAGTGCTATATAATCGAAGGCGACCTCAGGATGGGAGGTCAGGTTTTCGGGAAAGGCGATTATATACGCGCTGAAGCTCACAGTACTCATGAACGCATATCTACAGAGAAGGGGTGCTTCCTGCTGATAGCGGCTTCCGAAGAAAACGAGCTGCTCGCGTAGGGAATCACTTTTTATCCCGGACGGCCTCGATTGATTACACGCATGCAGCGAGAAATATAACTTCCCTGATAAAATCTATTCCGCGAAGTCAGATTTAAATGATCCGTGTACCTGACCGCACCGTATAACAAATTGGAGGGACAACCTCCCTTGCAATCCGCAAACACCAAATCCGCCGGCAGTAATGCTTTAGGCAGTTAGCGGCGCCGAATCACGCTCCGTACCGTATCTATATTACATATTATCTATATATAATACATATCCATAGGCCGCGGCCGGAATAATTTCCAGATCCGAGAGATCCAAAAAAAATCCCCTCCCGTATAAATATTCGAATTTAAAAATCTCAAGGAGGTGCTGAAATGCACAAGGTTATAAAAAAGTATTTAATGCTGCCCGCAGCAGCGGTTGTTTTCTCGGTAGCAGGACTTTCGGCGTTCGCCGATACGACGGTAATGGTCGGCGGAGAGGCTATGTATCCGACAAAGGACATAGTAGATAACGCGGTCAATTCGACCGATCACACGACGCTCGTGGCTGCGGTTAAGGCGGCGGGACTGGTCGAGACGCTCAAGGGGCCGGGCCCGTTCACTGTCTTCGCTCCGACGAACGACGCGTTCGAGAACCTTCCCGACGGAACGGTCGAGATGCTTCTTAAGCCCGAGAACAAGGACGCGCTGACGAAAGTGCTCACGTATCACGTGGTTCCCGGCCGCTGGACTTTCGATGCTCTCGTAGAAGAGATCAATAAAGGCAACGGGAAGGCCCAGCTCAAGACAGTAAGCGGTGGTACGCTGACCGTATGGATGAACGGCCCACACAACATCCTTATAAAGGACGAGAAGGGCGACATCGCGGATATATCGACTTATGATGTAATTCAGTCAAACGGAGTTATCCAGGTAATAGATACCGTTCTACTGCCGAACTAAGCTGATTCCATCAACGATAAGCGGGGCGCTCCGACAAACAGGATGAGCGCCCCTCCGCATTTTGAGCGGGGAAAAATTATATGACCAATAAAACCTTAATCGCTTTAATTCTATTAGTAGTTATTTCAGCAGGTCTAATTCACTCAGGCTGGCGGAGATACGATTCCACCGGGACTGTCAACCTCCCGAAGGCCGCTTCAAATATAACAACCGGCGAAGCACTCCCCGAAGGAGCTCTTGGTCTCACCAAAGACGAATGGAAGAAAAAACTGACGCCGCAGCAATATTACATATTGTGGGAGAGGGGCACGGAGAAGGCTTTTTCCGGCGCGCTGCTGAACAACAAGAAAAAAGGGATCTATGTTACTGCAGGCTGCAAGCTGCCAGTTTTCAGCTCCGAGAATAAATACGATTCCGGGACCGGATGGCCGAGCTTCTGGAAGCCGGTCACGGAAGACGCCGTGATACTGAGACCCGACAACGACCTCGGGTTCGAGCGTATGGAAGTTTTAAGCAAGTGCGGCGAGCACCTGGGACACGTTTTCAACGACGGTCCTAAGCCCACGGGGCTCAGGTACTGCATCAACTCCGCAGCGCTCGAGTTCGTCGAGGAATGACCCTCCGCACAATACGGTAAGCAAGCCGTATTCGACACTCATCAGAGATTGCATCTACAAACATACTATTCTCACTTTGGGAACCTGAACAGAAATAGCTTTGTGACCGAATAGAATTATCACGTCGGGAACACAAAACATCCTATTATTTTTCTTAGAGATCCAAAAATTTTTCCCTCCCGTATAACGATACAGTAGAAAATTGAAGGAGGTATGCGTTATGAAGATTCCAAGAATATTTATCGTTCGTGCTGCTTTTGTAGCAGCATTGATTTTTTCTTGTATCTATTATTATCCGGTTGCAGAGGCGGCCAACCACAGGGAGGCACCCATCACGGCGATCGACGACGAAGCGGACATCACAGACGTTTTCGCTTTCGTCAGCTACGATCCCGACGAATCTGACGCCTCAGACAAGGTTACAATGATCGTTAACTACGACCCTTTTCTGGAGCCGGGAAACGGCCCTAATTATTTTCCGTTCGACTCCGAGATTCTCTACGCGATCAGGGTCGATAACGATCAGGACGCTCTCGAGGACATAGTTTTCGAGTTCCGTTTCACGACCGAAATAAGGCTTCCGAACGTGTTCACGGGTTTCGTGGGCGCCCTCGACGGGATCAATGCTCCAGACAATTCGCCGCCTGACCTGGACGGCAACCCGACAGCCGGGCAGCCAGTTATACCGCCTGCGATCACCGCTCTCGACGGACCCGGTTCGGAAGGATTGAGCCTGAGACAGTTCTACACCGTAACGATGGTAAAGGGCAATAGCCGGACGCAGCTTACGAACGCGACAGGGAGCCCGCTCTTCGCCGTACCCACGAACGTCGGTCCGAGGACCATGCCCGACTATCCTTCGCTTTTCGCGCAGGGGATATACGACCTCGGCAGCGGAATCAAGGTTTTCGCAGGCACCGTCGACGACCCGTTCTGGCTCGATCTCGGCGCCACGTTCGACTCGATAAACTTCAGGACCCAGGGCTTCGTCGTACAGGGAGTGCTCACCGATGAGCAGGACGCGGACGATTCAAAAAACTATGCCCCGGATGATTTCTCGGGTTATAACGTAAATGCAATAGCGATCGAGGTGCCGATAGAGATGCTCACGAGCGACGGCGAAAAACACCCGGCCTCTGACCCGGAAGCGACGATCGGGATGTGGGGGACGAGCTCCAGGCCGAAGGAGAAAAAATACAGGGGCCCCGGAGAAGACCCGAAGCTGTCTAAAAAATTCACACAGATACAGAGAATGGGCAACCCGCTGATAAACGAGCTCGTTATAGGTACCGGCTTCAAGGATAAATTCAGCATGGCTCAGCCCGAGAACGACGCCGAGTACTCCGATTTCTTCCTAGACCCGGTGCTCGCGAGAGTGCTCAACACCGTATATGAAGCCCTCTACGGCCCTGACGTTCTCCCAATACCGGATGTCCCGAGATTGGACCTGCTGCCTCTGGTACAATACACGGCTCCTATAGCACCGGAGGGTACTCCGACGGGGCCTATAGCGGATGTGCTGAGACTGAACACGGGCATCCCTCCCACGCCGCCCGATAAGCAGAGCAGGCTCGGATTCCTGACGCTCCTCGACGACGACCCGGCAAACGACGACCCTGCGGGTTTTCCGAACGGACGCCGCGTCGTTGACGATGTAAGCGATATCGCGGCCCGCGTCGTGGCCGGTGTGCTGGTTCCCGAGTTCAATACATTCCCGCACAACAGGATAGGGGACGGCGTTAACGTGAACGATAAGCAGCCGTACAACTCCTCGTTCCCGTATCTAAACCTCGCGCACAACGGACGCAACAGCCGTCACATCGATCCCGGCGAGAGGGGATGCAAGGGTACGGATACAGGCCGCTGTCCGGTGGATTAAACAGCGATACGATAATCCGGCTATGGGGAATGCTTGTATATTCCCCATAGCCTTTATTCCGGTAAAAATCCTCGTCTCCGAAAAATATCAGAAGGGGGAGAAACGATGAGAACACTCGGCATGCTAGTTCCCGCACTATTTCTTGCAATCCTGTTCGCGGCCTTAACTACGCTGGCGCACGAAGACGGACATCATCATGACGATGGAGACCATCAGAATGAAACCGGCAAGGAAACCGGGGAGAGCCCCGCAGACATTCTCATCGAGCTATATCGATCCAAGATAAAGGAAGATCCGGGCGACTATTACAACTATACGAAGCTCGGAGCGAGCTACATACAAAAGGGGCGAGAAGCAGGCGGAATAAAGCCTTACCTTCAGGCCCGTGAAGCGCTTATGAAGTCTCTCGAGCTTTATCCTGACGGATACGCGGCATACATATATTTAGGTCAGGTGAGCTCTTATACACATGATTTTCGGAAAACGATCGAATACGCCAAGAAAGCAATAGAGCTGAAACCGGAAAAAAGCGTCTCGTACGGCGTCCTCGGCGACGCTTATATGGAGCTCGGCATGTATGAAGAAGCGGCGAAGGCCTATGAAACAGCGTCTATAATATCGCCCGGCTTTTATTCATGGAGCCGCATCGCCCAGATGAAAGACCTCACGGGGGATACTGAGGTCGCTATAGAGATAATGAAGGACGCGATCGATCTCGCCTTGAGAGATAACCTTCCCGGAGAAAACAGAGCCTGGGCAAACGTGATGCTCGGTTCTTTTTATCATAAGACTGGAGACCTCGAAAAAGCTGAAAAATCATACCAGGAAGCACTCCGATCATTCAAAGATCACTACCTCGCACTAGAGCATCTGGCCGAGGTACAAGCAGCCAGAGGGAGCTATCGGGAAGCGGCCCGTCTATACGAAAGGGCTCTGCAAATAAACCCGAAACCCCATTTTTATATCGAGCTCGGCAAGATATACGAGAAACTCGGAAGACCCGAAAAGTCCGAGAAACTATACAGGGAAGCGGAAGAGAGATATAAAGATTATGCCGAGAGCGGGATAAGGGGACACTCCAGGGAGCTCGTACTTTTTTATACCGACAGGAATATCAATTTGGATAAAGCCCTTGAACTGGCCCGACGGGACTCAGAGGGGACTGCGGACATATACGCCTGCGACACCCTTGCCTGGGCTTATTATAAAGCCGGGGACCTCGATAAGGCGATGGAGGCAATGAACAAGGCGCTAAGGCTCGGCACAAGGGATGCCCTACTCTATTATCATGCAGGCATGATTCACTACAAGATTGGTAACAGAGAAGAGGCCAAAAGGTATTTCGACCTCGTGCTAGAAACGAATCCGAATTTCGACAAGGACGCCGTAAGCGAAGTCAGATACGCGCTCCGCGAGCTTGACAAATCGAGCTCCTGACAAATCCGGTAACGCCCGAAGATTGCACGTAACACGAGAGATGATCGAGCCTTGAACCACGGCATCAGCCGAAAAATCAGCCGGGACCTCCACGCCTCTGAGATCGCCGGTCATCGGTTTTGTGCAGATAAGAACCCGCTCTCGATACCATAGCAACCGGACAAAAGTCGTAAGGAATTATATAACTAAAGTCCAATTGCAATATCGTTAAGTCCCTGATAGTTTTATTAAGTGGACAACGGACATTCCAACGGGAAAGTAATAAAACTGGGCCAGCTGACGGAAAGCCCGGAGACCTCGGTCAATGTGTTGAGACGCTCGACTAGGATACCTTATTATAAGAAGATAAAGTACGGACTGCTTAACGGCAAAAGAAGCGACAGGGACGAGAACCTCATGTTCAGCGGGTCTACGTTTAACATCTCCGAGCACGGGATCGGGATGGAAGGCACTAAAGGGTTCCCTCCCAATTTCAAAATAGAGGCGAGCCTGTTCACAGGGGAAAAAACGATCAGGTTCGAAGGCACGATCAAATGGCTCTATCACTCGAATTCCGAGAAGTGGTACATGGGGATCGAGATTTCGAGCCGAAGGGATGATTTACACGAGATCTATTCCATACTGTCCGAGACAAGCTTCGGATTGTAGCTTCTATAGTCCGACCGCAGGCGTTCCAGCTTTTTACACCGCTCTCTCCCTCAATTCACCGAATCTGGACTTGAGCTCACTCACCCTGACCCTGGATTCGGATAATTTTTGCTTCTCCATCTTGTAGAAATTCCTGAGAGGCGAGAGTGAGTCGTTCACCTGGATTTTAATCCCGCTCAAATCTCTCTCGAGCTGCGAGCTCACACCCGAGACCATCTCTTCGATGAGCGCGTCCACCTTACAGCTGAACTCCTTCATGGCGTCCCTCCTCTTCTTCGGAAGTATAGCGAAAGCCGTAGCCATCACCGCGACAGTCGCCAGAATGCCGGTGATATCGACGAGGAGAGACGAAAAAGCCGAGACGACTGCGGCTCCGACCGCGAGCGATCCTACCTGAACGCCCAGCACGGAAGCCACGGCGCCTCTCGCCGAGTCGACGAGATTGCCTCCGAGTGCGGCCGGGTCTATCGCCCTCCGCTTCGTTTCGAGCTCGCTCCTCACGGTATCAACGAGCCTCGTCCTGTCGTAAATAAAACCCGTCGTGACATTCGAGCTATCGGCCTTCATCGACTTGTTATAGAACTCGATCGTGCTGTCGAGGAGCGTCCGGGCCGACTTTTCCGTCCACATCACCATCGCGTCCAGGTCCTTTTCGAGCTCGGACACGGTCTGGCGTGAGACCCGGTACTCGAACTCCTTCGCAATCTTCTGTTTGCTCATCAGCTTGAAGATGTTGGCGAACCTTATCAGCTCGTCTATATACTCTATTCCCCTGGTCTTGAATTCGAGGAGCCTGCTCCTTATCCTCTCCGTGAATTGAGCCGAGTTCTCCATTATCTCGTCCTTCATTGCGTCGAGCTTCCTCTCGAACTCCCCGAGCCTCAGCATATCTTCGGATATCCTGTCTATATGTCCGTCGAGCGCCTTTTCCGTTTCCGCGCACAGACTGACGGCGAATTCCGACGCCGCCCTTATCTTCATCCTGATACGTTCTTCCTCACTAAGTGTATCGAATATATATTGCTCGAGCTCATTGAAACCGCTTCGTGCATATAACGCTTCGTCCGACGCGGCCTTCCCCTCCCGTGCGAGCTTGGCGGAAACGGGTATAAGGTGCGGCTTTATGCCGAACGAGCGCTCGAGCTCGTCCCGGGTGTGCTTTATCAAGGTCCCGAGCTCTTCTGCGTCAGCAGCGATATCGATTTTATTAAGGAGGAAAACGATATTCTTGAGCCAGCTCTCTTTAATGAACTTGATGAGCTTCGCCTCGCTTCCGGTGACAGCGCGCTCCGCCCCTATGGTAAAAAACACTATGTCGGCCTTGGGTATGTATTCCTGAGTGAGCCGCTCGTGCTGCGAAATGGTGACGTTCGTGCCCGGCGTGTCCACTATAAAAAGCCCCTTCAGCCTTTCCTGGGGAACCGAAATGACCCGGCACCCGTTTTCTACGCTTTCCTCCATACGGTCGCCATATTTCATGACCGTTATCTCGTCGGTCGTGGGAGTAATGCCTTTGGGGAGTATGTCCTCCCCAAGCAGTGCGTTTATCACCGATGATTTGCCCGTGCTGAATTCGCCTATAAAGACCAGGGAGAACAGGTTGTCGAGGCTTTCAGCCGCAGATCTGAGCCTAGCTTCAAGTTCGGCGTCAGAAAGCTCTTTTATCTCGGCCAGGAGCGACTGCAGGAGGAGCTTCTCTTCGAGTATAATTTTCGTGTACTTTTCGTCCAGTATCCGCATACTTTGAGGAGTACATGAATTATAACCAAGAAAGTCGATTATGAATATTTTGGGGACCTGATATGCATCTCCCCGCCCGTTTGACACGTACAATCTTATTATCTTGTAATAGGCCGTGCGGGCCGTAAACTGACGACATAGGGCAGCCCGCAGGAAAATTGAGAAATTGGACACAAAAAACCAAAGAAGCCGGACCTTACTGTTTATAACTGGTATTGTATATGTATCGGCAGTGTTATTTATGTTAAGTACATGCGGGAGCCCGGGAGCAGAGCCGACCGGCGACAAAAATATGCCTGACCGGAACAGACTCAAGAACGAAAAGAGCCCTTATTTGCTCCAGCACGCGGACAACCCGGTGGACTGGTACCCGTGGGGGGAAGAAGCATTTGAAAGAGCGGCCAGGGAGGACAAACCGATTCTCCTGTCGATCGGGTACTCGACCTGTCACTGGTGCCACGTGATGGAGCACGAATCTTTCGAGGACCCGGAAGTAGCCCGGCTCATGAACGAGACTTTCGTTTCGATCAAGGTCGACCGCGAAGAAAGGCCCGATATAGACAACATATATATGACCGTTTGCCAGCTCCTGTCGAAAGGCGGGTGCGGGTGGCCTCTCAATATAATCATGACGCCTGACAAGAAGCCCTTCTTTGCAGGTACATACATTCCGAAAGAAACGCGTTTCGGCCGCATAGGAATGGTCGAGCTCGTACCGAGGATCAAAGAGGTATGGAAAAACCAGAGGGACGAGGTGCTTAAGTCCGCCGACAGCATCACCGCGGCCGTTAAGAAGGCCACGGACATAACGCGGGAGCCGGGCGGAAGAGACCTCTCGCAGGCCACGATGACTCTAGGGTACAACCAGCTCTTGGGCAGGTTCGACGAGACGAACGGCGGGTTCGGGACGGCGCCGAAATTCCCGACCCCGCATAACCTCCTTTTTCTCCTGAGATACTGGAAGAGGACGGGAGACGAGCAGGCGCTACGCATGGTGGAGGCAACCCTCGGCGGCATGCGGAAGGGCGGCGTATACGACCACGTGGGGTTCGGATTCCACCGGTACTCGACAGACCCCAGGTGGTTCCTGCCGCACTTCGAAAAAATGCTTTACGACCAGGCGGCGCTGGCCCTAGTTTTTACGGAAGCCTATCAGGCAACAGGGAAAAAGGAGTATGAAGACACCGCACGCAAGATTTTCACGTACGTCTTGAGGGACATGACTTCGCCCGAAGGGGGGTTCTACTCGGCCGAGGACGCGGACAGCGAAGGCGAAGAGGGAAAGTTCTATGTCTG
This region includes:
- a CDS encoding cupin domain-containing protein, with amino-acid sequence MARKYTKDEIRELAASYALGNLSDAEKKEFEELLRNRDGSIEKELKTFEEVVEHLLYDAGSMEGPKGLEERLFSQIRKEKRKNSTDEGFLYVRQNEGEWVEIMKGVMIKNLYRNPEKNYATLLVRMEPGATFPNHVHTDTEECYIIEGDLRMGGQVFGKGDYIRAEAHSTHERISTEKGCFLLIAASEENELLA
- a CDS encoding DUF4331 domain-containing protein, encoding MKIPRIFIVRAAFVAALIFSCIYYYPVAEAANHREAPITAIDDEADITDVFAFVSYDPDESDASDKVTMIVNYDPFLEPGNGPNYFPFDSEILYAIRVDNDQDALEDIVFEFRFTTEIRLPNVFTGFVGALDGINAPDNSPPDLDGNPTAGQPVIPPAITALDGPGSEGLSLRQFYTVTMVKGNSRTQLTNATGSPLFAVPTNVGPRTMPDYPSLFAQGIYDLGSGIKVFAGTVDDPFWLDLGATFDSINFRTQGFVVQGVLTDEQDADDSKNYAPDDFSGYNVNAIAIEVPIEMLTSDGEKHPASDPEATIGMWGTSSRPKEKKYRGPGEDPKLSKKFTQIQRMGNPLINELVIGTGFKDKFSMAQPENDAEYSDFFLDPVLARVLNTVYEALYGPDVLPIPDVPRLDLLPLVQYTAPIAPEGTPTGPIADVLRLNTGIPPTPPDKQSRLGFLTLLDDDPANDDPAGFPNGRRVVDDVSDIAARVVAGVLVPEFNTFPHNRIGDGVNVNDKQPYNSSFPYLNLAHNGRNSRHIDPGERGCKGTDTGRCPVD
- a CDS encoding dynamin family protein, translated to MRILDEKYTKIILEEKLLLQSLLAEIKELSDAELEARLRSAAESLDNLFSLVFIGEFSTGKSSVINALLGEDILPKGITPTTDEITVMKYGDRMEESVENGCRVISVPQERLKGLFIVDTPGTNVTISQHERLTQEYIPKADIVFFTIGAERAVTGSEAKLIKFIKESWLKNIVFLLNKIDIAADAEELGTLIKHTRDELERSFGIKPHLIPVSAKLAREGKAASDEALYARSGFNELEQYIFDTLSEEERIRMKIRAASEFAVSLCAETEKALDGHIDRISEDMLRLGEFERKLDAMKDEIMENSAQFTERIRSRLLEFKTRGIEYIDELIRFANIFKLMSKQKIAKEFEYRVSRQTVSELEKDLDAMVMWTEKSARTLLDSTIEFYNKSMKADSSNVTTGFIYDRTRLVDTVRSELETKRRAIDPAALGGNLVDSARGAVASVLGVQVGSLAVGAAVVSAFSSLLVDITGILATVAVMATAFAILPKKRRDAMKEFSCKVDALIEEMVSGVSSQLERDLSGIKIQVNDSLSPLRNFYKMEKQKLSESRVRVSELKSRFGELRERAV
- a CDS encoding tetratricopeptide repeat protein, with product MRTLGMLVPALFLAILFAALTTLAHEDGHHHDDGDHQNETGKETGESPADILIELYRSKIKEDPGDYYNYTKLGASYIQKGREAGGIKPYLQAREALMKSLELYPDGYAAYIYLGQVSSYTHDFRKTIEYAKKAIELKPEKSVSYGVLGDAYMELGMYEEAAKAYETASIISPGFYSWSRIAQMKDLTGDTEVAIEIMKDAIDLALRDNLPGENRAWANVMLGSFYHKTGDLEKAEKSYQEALRSFKDHYLALEHLAEVQAARGSYREAARLYERALQINPKPHFYIELGKIYEKLGRPEKSEKLYREAEERYKDYAESGIRGHSRELVLFYTDRNINLDKALELARRDSEGTADIYACDTLAWAYYKAGDLDKAMEAMNKALRLGTRDALLYYHAGMIHYKIGNREEAKRYFDLVLETNPNFDKDAVSEVRYALRELDKSSS
- the msrB gene encoding peptide-methionine (R)-S-oxide reductase MsrB, giving the protein MTTGEALPEGALGLTKDEWKKKLTPQQYYILWERGTEKAFSGALLNNKKKGIYVTAGCKLPVFSSENKYDSGTGWPSFWKPVTEDAVILRPDNDLGFERMEVLSKCGEHLGHVFNDGPKPTGLRYCINSAALEFVEE
- a CDS encoding fasciclin domain-containing protein; amino-acid sequence: MHKVIKKYLMLPAAAVVFSVAGLSAFADTTVMVGGEAMYPTKDIVDNAVNSTDHTTLVAAVKAAGLVETLKGPGPFTVFAPTNDAFENLPDGTVEMLLKPENKDALTKVLTYHVVPGRWTFDALVEEINKGNGKAQLKTVSGGTLTVWMNGPHNILIKDEKGDIADISTYDVIQSNGVIQVIDTVLLPN
- a CDS encoding sigma-70 family RNA polymerase sigma factor; this translates as MRAFYKLTVKLVYGMAYRVISNTHEAEEVALEVFMQVWRNASNYNSELSEPLTWLLMITKRRAIDRKRNISKKMLADETLDENLASTEDSAELIYIAGQKREIVRNALDQLPHKQRRVIELSFYYQMSHGEIAEHMDMPLGSVKSTIRVAMVKLRNIIKKIERKYDHGSKIH